The following DNA comes from Vicinamibacteria bacterium.
CCGCGGTTGCGGTCTTCGATGCCGGCTATCAGTTCGTGACGCGGTTGACCAGCCAGAATCTCGGTCAAGGAGTCCTGGCAAAACCGGTGTCCTTGGATGTGGATGCGTCAGGAGATCTCTATGTTTACGACGACAAGGCGAAAGCCCTTATTCATCTTCGCTAACTGGCTAGCGCTCGTTCTGTTCGCGGTCGTCGCACAGAGTCAAGTTCGCGACAGCCGTTTGCTCGCAACCGACGAGCTCGCTCTTCGGTTGGCTCAGCAGCTCACCGAGGCGCAGGAGCTTTTCGACGATCCCCAGCGGCAGTCTCAATCGATCGAGTTCCTGGGTCGGATCATCGATGAGGTCGACGAGTACCGAAGGGCGGGCAACGAGCCGCCCCCCGAGATCCAGGAGATCGAACAGCGCGCTCTCGAGTTGCGGGCGCAAGCGTTCTTCAACGCCGGTCAGCTTCAGGGCGCTGCCGACGACTTCCGGCAAATCTTGCTCGATAATCCACGCTACTCGCTGGACTCGGAGACGATCTCTCCCAAGATCACCGATTTTTTCGAGGATCAGAAGAAACAGCTCATCGGCTATATCGCCGTCAGCACCGAGCCAGCCGGTGCCCGCGTCGAGGTGAATGGGAACTTCGTCGGCATCACCAACTTCTTTCCCATCGAAGTGCATACCGGGATCGCCAGAGTGGAGGTCACCCTGGCCGGTCACGAGGGCTATGTCGACGATAGCCTCCGCATCGAGCCCGGCGAGATCACGACGCTCGATCTCGTCCTGACGCGCACGAGCGCCCGGCTGCCGATCATCACCGACCCCCCTGGGGTCGAAGTTCTGGTCGATGGGGAGCCGGCGGGAGTGACCTCCGGCGCCCTGCCGCCGGATCTGCGCAGCTTCATGCCCCCGGGATTCGATCCGGCACGCCTCTCGGCCCCGTTCGAGCTCGACGCGCTCCCGCTCGGTCGGCACGAGATCGAGCT
Coding sequences within:
- a CDS encoding PEGA domain-containing protein, which gives rise to MFTTTRRKPLFIFANWLALVLFAVVAQSQVRDSRLLATDELALRLAQQLTEAQELFDDPQRQSQSIEFLGRIIDEVDEYRRAGNEPPPEIQEIEQRALELRAQAFFNAGQLQGAADDFRQILLDNPRYSLDSETISPKITDFFEDQKKQLIGYIAVSTEPAGARVEVNGNFVGITNFFPIEVHTGIARVEVTLAGHEGYVDDSLRIEPGEITTLDLVLTRTSARLPIITDPPGVEVLVDGEPAGVTSGALPPDLRSFMPPGFDPARLSAPFELDALPLGRHEIELRLDCYRSVEFPFEAAEPRDYTAQIVKLEESIGRISVTSNPSDAQVFLDGELRGNTPVDLNRVCAGEHRLEVKHATGKYVEDISVGADESLSFECPIRPTLAVLDVVADEAVPAR